The proteins below come from a single Dinghuibacter silviterrae genomic window:
- a CDS encoding RNA polymerase sigma-70 factor, whose protein sequence is MSSPSDKDTLAIFRELSVHGSEAALWRLHALYYPRLFAFTLSLVRVKETAEELASDVFVDIWEKRALLLDVSRPVAYLFVCARNKALRHLQRPSISWESFDDLPNLECALERGPHEMLISSEMLRVINEAIKALPPKCRVIFRLVKENDLKYKEVAELLHISEKTVENQMGIAFKKLSASIPFKLA, encoded by the coding sequence ATGTCTTCGCCATCTGACAAGGATACGCTTGCTATTTTCCGTGAATTGTCGGTGCACGGCAGCGAGGCAGCGCTTTGGCGTTTGCATGCTCTATACTATCCCCGTCTTTTTGCTTTTACCCTTTCCCTGGTCCGCGTAAAGGAAACCGCCGAAGAGCTCGCCAGCGACGTCTTTGTAGATATATGGGAAAAACGCGCCCTGCTCCTGGACGTGTCCCGCCCCGTGGCCTACCTGTTTGTCTGCGCCCGCAATAAGGCGCTCCGGCACCTGCAACGGCCTTCCATCTCCTGGGAATCCTTTGACGATCTCCCCAATCTGGAGTGCGCCCTGGAGCGGGGCCCCCACGAAATGCTCATCTCCTCCGAAATGCTCCGGGTGATCAATGAAGCCATCAAAGCCCTGCCCCCCAAGTGCCGGGTGATCTTCCGCCTTGTCAAGGAAAACGACCTCAAATACAAGGAGGTCGCCGAACTACTGCATATTTCGGAGAAAACCGTCGAGAACCAGATGGGCATCGCTTTTAAGAAGCTCAGCGCCAGCATACCCTTCAAGCTCGCGTGA
- a CDS encoding FecR family protein translates to MPLARLWELLARKYNDGLSGPEQEELDQLLSEHRDALELNEILTRSEDLGVKKLTTAMDEARSREWIASRIEKKETEPVDFGMPVRPLYKRQGFVWAMVIGIFIGAGFWLYRISRPGTPPAEKPNQVATSLSKTRITLPDGTFVVLNKNSQISYNRDFGVRQREITLTGEAYFDVARNESVPLVVKAGPVHITVLGTAFNVRAYAADSTIETSLIRGSIEVSSSGDPGRTILMRPYEKIVFSKAPAANTRKAKEEPSFVMLDRIKPNTADSSINEIVWTQDRLVFQKEPFQSVAWKMERWYGVKINFSDTGSRNLLITGSLEKENLAEALNALQQLSPFDYTVDRGVVTISKRH, encoded by the coding sequence ATGCCCTTAGCCAGGTTATGGGAACTATTAGCCCGAAAGTACAACGACGGCCTTTCGGGGCCGGAACAGGAAGAACTGGATCAGCTCCTGAGCGAACATCGTGATGCCCTGGAGCTCAATGAAATATTGACGCGATCGGAGGATTTGGGGGTGAAAAAGCTGACGACGGCCATGGATGAGGCCCGGAGCAGGGAATGGATCGCGAGCCGGATAGAGAAAAAAGAGACAGAGCCGGTCGATTTCGGCATGCCCGTCCGTCCCTTGTACAAACGCCAGGGTTTTGTCTGGGCGATGGTCATCGGGATTTTCATTGGCGCGGGCTTCTGGCTGTACCGGATCAGCCGCCCGGGAACACCGCCGGCGGAGAAACCCAACCAGGTCGCGACGAGTTTGTCAAAAACGAGGATCACGTTGCCGGACGGGACGTTTGTGGTGCTCAACAAAAACAGCCAGATCAGCTATAACCGGGACTTTGGCGTCCGTCAAAGGGAAATCACCCTGACGGGGGAAGCATATTTTGATGTCGCCCGGAACGAGTCGGTTCCGTTGGTGGTCAAGGCGGGTCCAGTGCACATTACGGTGCTGGGTACCGCCTTTAACGTCCGGGCGTATGCGGCGGATTCGACCATCGAAACATCGCTGATCCGCGGGTCCATAGAAGTGAGTTCTTCGGGGGATCCGGGACGGACGATCCTGATGCGTCCCTATGAAAAGATCGTGTTTAGCAAAGCACCGGCGGCAAACACCCGCAAGGCAAAGGAAGAGCCTTCGTTCGTGATGCTCGACCGGATAAAACCCAACACGGCGGACAGCAGCATCAACGAGATCGTGTGGACGCAGGACCGTCTTGTGTTTCAAAAAGAACCCTTTCAAAGCGTGGCCTGGAAAATGGAGCGCTGGTATGGGGTGAAGATCAATTTCAGCGACACGGGTTCGCGGAATCTTCTCATCACAGGTTCCCTGGAAAAAGAAAACCTGGCGGAGGCCCTGAACGCCTTACAACAACTCTCGCCCTTCGACTATACAGTGGACCGGGGCGTCGTAACGATAAGCAAACGCCATTAA
- a CDS encoding TonB-dependent receptor — MRVSLVATTVFAMHMTLWAHSQKTMSFTAKKETLRDVLTLIEQNSDYRFLYSDNPVFEKDRLTVRVINAGIDEVMTKILAGTGLRYTVNSKDLVVLSTGGLVDNFRSVTGVVTGDQGAPIQGASITVKGSNKGTTTNANGEFTIDASPDDVLVFSFVGYLTQEVKVGGQTSIRIELLHGTKSMEEVVVVGYGTQKRVNLTGAVATVGADKLENRPIVNLADGLVGLIPNLNVNLGSGQPGIEAKFNIRGLSTIQSNGNANTSPLVLVDGVQRDPNLIDPNNVESITVLKDASSAAIYGGRAAYGVILITTKNAKRGAGPQISYSGSYTTSRPTNLPKYVDSKGYIDLFNSAQRTGAATGGYTSSDPLTATDSTLAAAYRANPAQNPDAYVDPGNPNRYRYVGNTDWVKVLYPGWAPQQEHFVSLSNSAGKTSYVASMGYFDQDGLEKVAKQVYQRYTPSLKINSDITTWLNADLSMSMTHTSNNQGAATRIGQGGPTNGSWIPGDLRPLQPVYNPDGHFSGQGNYSNPVAILTLSGRDIDTRNDYWVTGRVNLKPVRHLTVTGDYTWNAFTDFDKANLIPFNEYGVNGAFLDIFPWTNPSQVSQYTQNNYYTALNAYATYENTWGKHYVKVLGGYNQEYQHYKVDTSITHDLIDPSVPAIGANNDPKPTVTGQETDYALVGTFYRVNYVYDQRFMLEVNGRYDGTSRFSPSHRYVFSPSASAGWDIARESWMKGLSGKIDELKIRASYGVLPNQLAPTGVSAFYQYPYLATMTTGTVPYLFNGQPGVTVAAPALVSPNFSWEKVETQNLGLDYSLLNDRLSGSLDYFVSYTKDILVPSAQLPAVLGTSAPLANAADLRTNGWEASITWKDNVLNKKLFYSVTLGLSDNYSTITRYGGNPTGSISSGTYRVGERLGEIWGYTTQGFYKTDAEAQAVDNSALAGYTWLAGDIKYADLNHDGKIGYGNNTVSNPGDQRIIGNSTPRYKFGLNLNLAYKGFDFAAFAQGVLKAKYNPVQSNVFNPFPYDEYGIPYSYATNSWSPSNPNAYFARPRFAGYGNEQTQTKFLQNAAFARVKQLTLGYSLPKALLGRYSIQRVRVYVTGANLITITSLFKGIDPEIANYQGGYNTYPVNKSVSFGLQVTL, encoded by the coding sequence ATGAGAGTTTCTTTGGTCGCTACTACTGTTTTTGCCATGCACATGACCTTATGGGCCCACTCACAAAAAACGATGTCATTCACGGCAAAAAAGGAAACTTTAAGAGATGTATTGACGCTGATCGAACAAAATTCCGACTACCGGTTTTTATACAGCGACAACCCGGTCTTTGAAAAGGACCGGTTGACGGTCCGGGTCATTAATGCCGGGATTGACGAGGTCATGACCAAGATCCTGGCCGGTACGGGTTTGCGCTACACGGTCAATAGCAAAGACCTGGTCGTGCTGTCGACCGGTGGACTGGTGGACAACTTCCGCTCGGTGACCGGTGTGGTTACCGGCGACCAGGGAGCGCCCATACAGGGTGCAAGCATTACGGTCAAGGGCTCGAACAAGGGCACGACCACCAATGCCAACGGTGAGTTTACAATCGATGCATCCCCCGACGACGTGCTGGTGTTTTCCTTTGTCGGTTACCTGACACAGGAGGTGAAGGTGGGGGGCCAAACCTCGATCCGGATCGAGCTGTTACATGGGACGAAGTCGATGGAAGAAGTGGTCGTCGTCGGGTATGGCACCCAAAAGCGGGTCAACCTGACGGGTGCGGTGGCTACCGTCGGCGCGGACAAGTTGGAGAACCGGCCGATCGTCAACCTTGCCGACGGCCTTGTGGGGTTGATCCCGAACCTGAACGTCAACCTGGGTAGCGGGCAGCCGGGGATTGAAGCAAAGTTCAACATCCGGGGGTTGTCGACCATCCAAAGTAATGGCAACGCCAACACGTCTCCCCTGGTCCTGGTGGACGGCGTGCAGCGCGACCCCAACCTCATAGATCCCAACAATGTCGAAAGCATCACGGTACTCAAAGACGCCTCTTCCGCCGCCATCTATGGCGGACGCGCGGCGTATGGGGTAATCCTGATCACGACCAAAAACGCAAAGCGAGGAGCGGGACCGCAGATCTCTTATTCCGGTTCCTACACGACCTCCCGGCCGACGAACCTGCCCAAATACGTAGACTCGAAGGGGTACATCGACCTTTTCAACAGCGCCCAGCGGACGGGTGCCGCGACGGGAGGGTATACCAGCAGCGATCCCCTGACGGCCACGGATTCCACGCTGGCGGCCGCCTATCGCGCAAACCCCGCGCAGAACCCCGACGCCTATGTCGACCCGGGGAACCCCAATCGCTATCGCTATGTCGGTAATACGGACTGGGTAAAAGTATTGTATCCCGGCTGGGCGCCCCAGCAGGAGCATTTTGTCTCCTTGTCCAACAGCGCCGGGAAAACTTCTTATGTCGCGAGCATGGGCTATTTCGACCAGGACGGCCTGGAGAAGGTGGCCAAGCAGGTGTACCAGCGGTATACACCCAGCCTCAAGATCAATTCGGACATCACTACCTGGCTGAACGCCGACCTGTCGATGTCGATGACCCATACGAGCAACAACCAGGGCGCGGCGACCCGGATCGGCCAGGGCGGCCCCACCAACGGTTCCTGGATACCCGGTGACCTTCGGCCATTGCAACCGGTCTACAACCCGGACGGACACTTCTCGGGGCAAGGGAACTATTCCAACCCCGTGGCGATCCTGACGCTGTCCGGCCGGGACATCGACACCCGCAACGACTATTGGGTCACGGGCAGGGTCAACCTCAAACCCGTCCGGCACCTGACGGTCACCGGCGATTATACCTGGAACGCCTTTACCGACTTTGACAAAGCCAACCTGATCCCCTTTAACGAGTACGGTGTGAATGGCGCCTTCCTGGATATTTTTCCTTGGACAAACCCCTCCCAGGTCAGCCAGTACACCCAAAACAATTATTATACGGCGCTCAACGCCTACGCGACCTATGAAAACACCTGGGGTAAACACTACGTCAAGGTCCTGGGTGGGTACAACCAGGAATACCAGCACTACAAGGTGGATACCTCCATTACACACGACCTGATCGATCCTTCGGTACCGGCCATCGGCGCGAACAACGACCCCAAGCCCACGGTGACGGGTCAGGAAACGGACTACGCCCTGGTCGGTACCTTTTACCGGGTGAACTACGTGTATGACCAGCGGTTTATGTTGGAGGTCAATGGGCGTTATGACGGCACGTCCCGTTTTTCGCCCAGCCACCGGTATGTGTTCTCTCCTTCCGCTTCCGCCGGTTGGGATATTGCCCGGGAAAGCTGGATGAAGGGGCTGAGCGGCAAGATCGACGAGCTGAAGATCCGGGCGTCGTACGGGGTCCTTCCCAACCAATTGGCGCCGACAGGCGTATCCGCGTTTTACCAATATCCCTACCTGGCGACGATGACCACCGGCACGGTCCCCTACCTCTTTAACGGACAGCCGGGCGTTACCGTGGCAGCCCCCGCCTTGGTGAGCCCTAATTTTAGCTGGGAAAAAGTAGAAACCCAAAACCTCGGTCTTGACTATTCGCTGCTGAACGACCGTTTGAGCGGTAGCCTGGATTATTTTGTCAGCTATACAAAAGACATCCTGGTTCCCAGCGCCCAACTGCCGGCGGTGTTGGGCACCAGCGCTCCCCTGGCCAATGCCGCCGACCTGCGGACCAACGGCTGGGAGGCGAGCATCACCTGGAAGGACAATGTCCTGAACAAAAAACTGTTCTACAGCGTCACCCTGGGTCTGTCGGACAACTACAGCACCATCACCCGCTACGGGGGCAACCCCACCGGCAGCATCTCCTCCGGTACCTACCGGGTCGGCGAAAGACTGGGAGAAATCTGGGGCTATACCACACAAGGGTTTTATAAAACGGACGCCGAGGCCCAGGCCGTGGACAATTCCGCCCTGGCGGGGTACACGTGGCTGGCGGGAGACATCAAATACGCCGACCTGAACCACGACGGGAAGATCGGTTACGGGAACAATACCGTGTCGAACCCCGGCGACCAGCGCATCATCGGCAATTCCACGCCCCGGTACAAGTTCGGGTTAAACCTCAACCTGGCGTACAAAGGCTTTGACTTTGCGGCCTTCGCCCAAGGGGTCCTGAAGGCAAAATACAACCCGGTGCAGAGCAACGTCTTCAATCCTTTTCCCTACGACGAATACGGCATCCCCTATTCTTATGCCACCAACAGCTGGAGCCCATCCAACCCGAACGCATACTTTGCCCGGCCAAGGTTTGCGGGGTACGGGAATGAACAAACCCAAACCAAATTCCTGCAAAACGCCGCTTTTGCCCGCGTCAAACAGCTGACCCTTGGCTACAGCCTGCCCAAGGCCTTGTTGGGCCGTTACAGCATACAAAGGGTACGGGTGTACGTGACCGGCGCCAACCTGATTACGATCACCTCCCTCTTCAAGGGTATCGATCCGGAGATCGCCAACTACCAGGGCGGGTACAATACCTACCCGGTCAACAAGTCGGTGTCCTTTGGTCTGCAGGTTACGTTATAG
- a CDS encoding RagB/SusD family nutrient uptake outer membrane protein: MTTKSFIYILLGGGLVLASCKREKFLDRNPISNISPENFFTDETDLQLYCNQYYGKLPVQNFVDADDTSDDKANQSINQFLAGTYTVPSAAAGTTWDFSFNRTLNFFLANYQKAAVTDSVKNIYVGETDFFLALDYWNKVKLYGDVPFINTYITDTSTSVLYAGRTPHKQVMDSVLNYLNFAVAHLPLPANAAKGRLNMYQALALKARICLWEGTYREYFGVGDQTSYLQAAAAAAEQIMASGLYSLYSTGNPGSDYYNLFIQHDLSTNPEAIMPMLFSTNVLMNGVDRTLGESGDGYSKDFVRNFLCTDGLPTALSPLYKGDDSLDEEIINRDPRLKQQIATRGFDFLAGDTISLPRIGTTVTSTGYQCIKGRSSLITDWNANASTLEFFIFRYAETLLIDAEARAELGTCTQAVIDGTINLLRARVGMPHMIIASLVRDPNSHFPNVPVLIDEIRRERRVELGAEGFRFDDLHRWKAGTLINNPETILGIKLLPQVRAEYPASQVSSIVVDANNYVRVYPSITARVWADKMYLYPIPTGEITLNPNLVQNPGW; encoded by the coding sequence ATGACAACAAAATCCTTTATATACATTCTTTTGGGCGGAGGTCTTGTCCTGGCCTCCTGTAAAAGGGAAAAGTTCCTGGACCGGAACCCCATCAGCAACATCAGCCCGGAGAATTTCTTCACGGATGAGACCGACCTGCAACTGTATTGTAACCAATACTACGGCAAACTTCCCGTCCAGAATTTCGTGGATGCGGACGATACGTCGGACGACAAGGCCAACCAGTCCATCAATCAATTCCTGGCGGGGACGTATACCGTCCCCAGCGCCGCGGCCGGTACAACCTGGGATTTCAGCTTTAACCGGACGCTGAACTTCTTTTTGGCCAACTATCAAAAGGCGGCCGTGACCGACAGCGTTAAAAACATCTATGTAGGTGAAACCGACTTTTTCCTGGCCCTCGACTACTGGAACAAGGTCAAGTTGTACGGGGACGTGCCCTTTATCAATACCTACATTACCGATACTTCTACGTCCGTCCTGTATGCGGGCAGAACACCGCACAAACAGGTCATGGATTCTGTCCTTAACTACCTGAATTTTGCGGTGGCCCACCTGCCCCTCCCGGCCAATGCCGCCAAGGGCCGGCTCAATATGTACCAGGCCCTGGCACTGAAAGCCAGGATATGTCTCTGGGAAGGGACCTACCGGGAATACTTTGGCGTAGGGGACCAGACGTCCTACCTGCAAGCAGCGGCCGCGGCGGCGGAACAGATCATGGCGTCCGGTTTGTACAGCCTGTACAGCACGGGTAACCCCGGAAGCGATTATTACAACCTGTTTATCCAGCACGACCTAAGCACCAATCCCGAAGCCATCATGCCCATGCTGTTCAGCACCAACGTCCTTATGAACGGTGTGGACCGTACGCTGGGCGAGTCCGGCGACGGATACAGCAAGGACTTTGTACGCAACTTCCTGTGCACGGACGGGCTGCCCACGGCCCTGAGCCCCTTATATAAGGGCGACGACTCTCTCGACGAGGAAATCATCAACAGGGATCCCCGTTTGAAGCAGCAGATCGCCACCCGCGGCTTTGACTTCCTCGCCGGGGACACCATTTCCCTGCCGCGCATAGGGACGACCGTTACGTCCACCGGCTATCAGTGCATCAAGGGCCGGTCTTCCCTTATCACCGACTGGAACGCCAACGCGTCTACGCTGGAGTTCTTTATTTTCCGTTACGCAGAAACGCTCCTGATCGACGCCGAGGCAAGGGCCGAGCTCGGCACCTGCACCCAGGCGGTGATCGACGGCACCATCAATTTGCTCCGCGCCAGGGTAGGCATGCCGCACATGATCATCGCGAGCCTGGTGCGCGACCCCAATTCGCACTTCCCCAACGTCCCCGTCCTGATCGACGAGATCCGCCGGGAGCGCCGCGTGGAGCTGGGCGCCGAGGGCTTCCGTTTTGACGACCTCCACCGCTGGAAGGCCGGTACGTTGATCAACAACCCCGAAACCATCCTGGGGATCAAGCTCCTGCCGCAAGTACGGGCGGAATACCCCGCCAGCCAGGTAAGCAGCATCGTGGTCGACGCCAACAACTATGTGCGGGTATATCCCAGCATCACCGCCCGCGTATGGGCCGATAAAATGTATCTCTATCCCATACCTACGGGGGAAATAACGCTTAACCCCAACCTCGTACAAAATCCGGGGTGGTAA
- a CDS encoding alpha-L-fucosidase gives MKKCLILPLALLATGVFAQSNHVLIQPGDSKADIIRKAANVVPSPRQLRWQELELTAFAHFGMNTFTNREWGTGKEDPRTFNPDQLDARQWVRVLKEAGFKQLIITAKHHDGFCLWPSAYTEHSVKNSPYKGDVVKAVADACHEYGVGFGVYLSPWDRNNPDYGDSEKYNTYFMNQLTELLTHYGRVDEVWFDGANGEGPNGRKPVYDFNAWYALIRKLQPAAVIAIMGPDVRWVGTESGYGRTTEWSVIPADANMLKKIADNSQKDAAYAPAGDKTAEDLGSRDKILAAQGLVWYPAEADVSIRPGWFYHADQDSEVKSVDKLMDIYFSSVGRNCTLLMNIPPNTHGLISDSDVTRLRAWALARNAIFAHNLAAHAHVTASSGQHAAAVLDDKYETYYLSGDTTATLQFTLAKPTAFNVLLLQEEITVGQRIESFVLEYKDGDDWKEITRGTTVGYKRLLRFPSVTAGEVRLRILSSRTEPTLAAFGLYAAPGAE, from the coding sequence ATGAAAAAATGTCTCATCCTCCCGTTGGCCCTCCTCGCCACGGGCGTCTTTGCCCAGTCCAACCACGTCCTCATCCAACCGGGTGACAGCAAGGCCGACATTATCCGCAAGGCCGCGAACGTCGTCCCTTCGCCCCGGCAACTGCGCTGGCAGGAGCTGGAGCTGACGGCGTTTGCGCATTTCGGCATGAATACGTTTACCAACCGGGAGTGGGGGACCGGGAAGGAAGATCCCCGGACATTCAACCCCGATCAACTGGACGCGCGCCAGTGGGTGCGGGTGTTGAAGGAAGCGGGTTTCAAACAGTTGATCATTACTGCCAAACACCACGACGGGTTTTGTTTGTGGCCCAGTGCATATACCGAACATTCCGTCAAGAACAGCCCTTATAAGGGAGACGTTGTGAAAGCGGTGGCCGACGCCTGTCACGAATACGGGGTGGGTTTTGGCGTTTACCTCTCTCCCTGGGACAGAAACAATCCCGACTATGGGGACTCGGAAAAATACAATACCTACTTCATGAACCAGCTGACCGAGCTCCTGACCCACTACGGGCGCGTGGACGAAGTCTGGTTCGACGGCGCCAACGGCGAAGGCCCCAACGGCCGGAAGCCGGTCTATGACTTCAATGCCTGGTATGCACTCATCAGGAAACTCCAGCCCGCGGCCGTCATCGCCATCATGGGACCGGACGTTCGCTGGGTGGGGACAGAGTCCGGTTATGGACGGACAACCGAATGGAGCGTCATCCCCGCGGATGCCAACATGTTGAAGAAGATCGCCGACAATTCCCAGAAAGACGCGGCCTACGCCCCTGCGGGAGACAAGACCGCTGAAGACCTGGGGAGCCGCGACAAGATCCTTGCCGCCCAAGGCCTGGTCTGGTACCCGGCCGAGGCGGACGTATCCATCCGGCCGGGTTGGTTTTACCACGCGGACCAGGATTCGGAGGTGAAAAGCGTCGACAAGCTGATGGACATTTATTTCTCCTCCGTGGGCCGGAACTGCACCCTCCTGATGAACATCCCGCCCAATACCCATGGGTTGATCAGCGACAGCGACGTCACCCGCCTGAGGGCCTGGGCGCTTGCGCGCAACGCCATCTTTGCGCACAACCTTGCGGCGCACGCACACGTGACCGCCAGCAGCGGGCAGCATGCGGCGGCCGTGCTGGACGACAAGTACGAGACGTATTATCTCTCCGGCGATACGACGGCGACGCTGCAGTTTACACTGGCGAAGCCCACCGCGTTTAACGTCCTGCTTCTTCAGGAAGAGATCACCGTAGGGCAGCGGATAGAATCCTTTGTGCTCGAATATAAAGACGGAGACGATTGGAAAGAAATCACCCGGGGGACCACGGTGGGGTACAAACGCCTGCTGCGCTTTCCCTCCGTGACGGCCGGCGAAGTGCGGTTACGCATCCTGTCTTCCCGGACGGAGCCGACGCTCGCGGCTTTCGGTTTATACGCGGCGCCCGGCGCGGAGTGA
- a CDS encoding Crp/Fnr family transcriptional regulator has protein sequence MNDFFNTINDIVPLAKEVQMALAKTIRILRLERGQPWIREGDSAHHLAFISEGYLRKYRLREGREVTEGFYFDNAFAADLPPVLTGRPVRCSLVAMERTELFLLPYAVLGMLARDHPSIEHLVRTLVERDFIAWYYRYMELLTTPLPERYVQFVQDHPLVLERAEARHVATFLGMTNQQFSRARAGHA, from the coding sequence TTGAACGACTTTTTCAACACCATCAACGACATTGTGCCGCTGGCGAAAGAGGTACAGATGGCCCTGGCAAAGACGATCCGCATTCTTCGTCTGGAGCGGGGCCAGCCCTGGATCAGGGAAGGAGACAGCGCGCACCACCTGGCTTTTATTTCGGAAGGATACCTACGCAAATACCGTTTGCGCGAGGGGCGGGAGGTGACCGAAGGATTTTACTTCGACAATGCCTTTGCCGCCGACCTTCCACCCGTGCTCACCGGCAGACCTGTCCGCTGCAGCCTTGTGGCCATGGAGCGCACCGAATTGTTCCTGCTTCCCTACGCGGTGCTGGGTATGCTGGCCCGGGACCACCCGTCGATCGAACACTTGGTACGGACCCTCGTCGAACGGGATTTTATCGCGTGGTATTACCGTTATATGGAGTTGCTCACGACACCCCTGCCGGAGCGCTATGTCCAGTTTGTCCAGGATCATCCCCTGGTGCTTGAACGGGCGGAGGCCCGTCACGTGGCGACCTTTTTGGGGATGACGAACCAACAGTTCTCCAGGGCGAGGGCGGGGCACGCCTAG